From a region of the Desulfomicrobium macestii genome:
- a CDS encoding DNA topoisomerase 3: MPRTLIIAEKPSVARELAGVLGVKGRGEGFLQGPEHVVTWAVGHLVNIAEPAEQNQAWSGRWSMRQLPMLPSRFTLGILPTTARQYEIIRKFLLDDDIEAVVNATDAGREGELIFRRIYLLAGSTKPIKRLWANDMTEKGLQKAFANMVSGEEKRNLGHAAFARAEADWLVGMNFSRLFTLRAGSLITVGRVQTPVLKLLVERRREIENFVPRDYWTVEGEFAHQAETFKATWFAAPDFKDSKIWQVEEGQTVVQACVGRDGEVLEMEKKKGRQKPPLLFDLTNLQKEANSRLGFSAQQTLSIAQDLYEKRKLITYPRTDSRYLTRELFAECLDNMRAVYAHFPEISQAAAANIKAGKKKFECVNDKKVSDHHAIIPTALRANPATLGKEEWAIYEMICRRFAAAFMDDATFSGSTLWIGVEGHRYRATGKIFHDKGWLEAEPWRASEDNPLPNLRKGAAVTAQNLELVAHKTKPPAHFTDATLLAAMETAGKLIDDEELRDAMKERGLGTPATRAQIIETLLARKYIGKDGKRLVATDLGCWAVDVVCSMIPQVASPELTGEWEKRLKEMEQGGYAYGVFMHQVREMVSTGVNRVKGSNARPPACPVVSDRRTNKEVNP; encoded by the coding sequence GTGCCCAGAACTTTGATCATAGCCGAAAAGCCCTCCGTGGCCCGCGAACTGGCCGGTGTCCTTGGCGTCAAGGGACGTGGGGAGGGATTTCTGCAAGGGCCGGAGCATGTGGTCACCTGGGCCGTGGGGCATCTGGTCAACATCGCCGAACCCGCCGAGCAGAACCAGGCCTGGTCCGGGCGCTGGTCCATGCGCCAACTGCCCATGCTGCCTTCCCGCTTCACGCTGGGAATCCTTCCGACCACGGCCAGGCAGTACGAGATCATCCGCAAATTTCTGCTCGATGACGACATCGAGGCCGTGGTCAACGCCACGGACGCGGGGCGGGAGGGGGAACTCATCTTCCGCCGCATCTATCTGCTGGCCGGGAGCACCAAGCCGATAAAGCGCCTCTGGGCCAACGACATGACCGAAAAAGGCCTGCAAAAGGCCTTCGCGAACATGGTCAGCGGAGAGGAAAAAAGAAATCTGGGACACGCCGCCTTTGCCCGGGCCGAGGCCGACTGGCTGGTGGGCATGAATTTCTCCCGACTCTTCACCCTGCGCGCGGGCAGCCTCATCACCGTCGGACGGGTTCAGACGCCGGTTCTCAAACTGCTGGTCGAACGCAGGCGCGAGATCGAAAATTTCGTGCCTCGGGATTACTGGACCGTGGAAGGCGAATTCGCGCATCAGGCCGAGACGTTCAAGGCGACCTGGTTCGCGGCTCCGGATTTCAAGGATTCCAAGATTTGGCAGGTGGAGGAAGGGCAGACGGTGGTCCAGGCCTGCGTCGGAAGGGATGGAGAGGTCCTTGAAATGGAAAAGAAGAAGGGCAGGCAAAAGCCGCCGCTTCTTTTTGACCTGACCAATCTGCAAAAAGAAGCCAACTCGCGTCTTGGTTTTTCGGCTCAGCAGACGCTCTCCATCGCCCAGGATCTCTACGAGAAGAGAAAGCTGATCACCTATCCGCGTACGGACTCACGGTATTTGACCCGGGAGCTTTTCGCCGAATGCCTGGACAACATGCGCGCGGTGTACGCCCATTTTCCTGAAATTTCCCAGGCGGCCGCCGCCAACATCAAGGCTGGAAAGAAAAAATTCGAATGCGTCAACGACAAGAAGGTCTCGGATCACCACGCCATCATCCCCACGGCCCTGCGCGCCAACCCGGCCACGCTGGGCAAGGAGGAGTGGGCCATCTACGAAATGATCTGCAGACGTTTCGCGGCGGCCTTCATGGATGACGCCACCTTTTCCGGTTCGACCCTGTGGATCGGGGTGGAAGGGCATCGCTACCGGGCCACGGGCAAGATATTCCATGACAAGGGCTGGCTTGAAGCCGAACCCTGGCGCGCCTCCGAGGACAACCCCCTGCCGAATTTGCGCAAAGGGGCGGCCGTCACGGCCCAGAACCTGGAGTTGGTCGCGCACAAGACCAAGCCTCCGGCGCATTTCACCGACGCCACGCTTCTTGCGGCCATGGAAACGGCGGGCAAGCTCATCGACGACGAGGAGCTCCGGGACGCCATGAAAGAGCGCGGCCTCGGCACTCCGGCCACTCGCGCCCAGATCATCGAGACCCTGCTCGCCAGGAAATACATCGGCAAGGACGGCAAGCGTCTCGTGGCTACGGATCTTGGCTGCTGGGCGGTGGACGTGGTCTGCTCCATGATCCCGCAGGTGGCTTCGCCCGAACTGACCGGCGAATGGGAAAAGAGACTCAAGGAAATGGAGCAGGGCGGATATGCGTATGGCGTCTTCATGCATCAGGTTCGGGAGATGGTCAGTACCGGAGTGAACCGGGTCAAGGGCAGCAACGCACGCCCGCCCGCGTGTCCGGTGGTTTCGGACAGACGGACGAACAAAGAGGTGAACCCATGA
- the fsa gene encoding fructose-6-phosphate aldolase, with amino-acid sequence MQFFIDTANLTEIKAAMEMGLVDGVTTNPSLMSKEADDWRDIAGQICKLVPGPVSLEVIALDAEGMVREAKELMQFGPNVVVKVPMTAEGLKAVRILKSKDIETNVTLIFSAAQALLAAKAGAAYVSPFLGRLDDVGQDGMELVHQILGIYANYGFSTRIIAASIRSPLHVLDAAMAGAHIATVPFKILKQLIDHPLTDKGIAAFLKDWEKKAGK; translated from the coding sequence ATGCAATTCTTCATTGATACCGCTAACTTGACCGAGATCAAGGCCGCCATGGAAATGGGGCTCGTGGATGGAGTGACCACCAACCCTTCGCTCATGAGCAAGGAAGCCGATGACTGGCGGGACATCGCCGGACAGATCTGCAAGCTGGTACCGGGGCCTGTCAGCCTTGAGGTCATCGCGCTCGATGCCGAGGGCATGGTCCGTGAAGCCAAGGAGCTGATGCAGTTTGGACCCAATGTCGTGGTCAAGGTGCCCATGACGGCCGAAGGCCTCAAAGCCGTGCGCATCTTGAAATCCAAGGACATCGAGACCAACGTTACCCTCATTTTTTCCGCTGCCCAGGCCTTGCTTGCGGCCAAGGCGGGTGCGGCCTACGTCAGCCCGTTCCTGGGACGCCTCGATGACGTCGGTCAGGACGGCATGGAGCTGGTGCACCAGATTTTGGGCATCTACGCCAATTACGGCTTTTCAACCCGCATCATCGCGGCCAGTATACGCAGCCCGTTGCATGTCCTGGACGCGGCCATGGCGGGAGCCCACATCGCCACGGTGCCATTCAAGATCTTAAAGCAACTCATTGACCATCCCTTGACGGACAAGGGCATTGCCGCGTTTCTCAAGGATTGGGAGAAGAAAGCCGGGAAATGA
- the folK gene encoding 2-amino-4-hydroxy-6-hydroxymethyldihydropteridine diphosphokinase codes for MPKPSASHAYIGLGSNMGDPVANVHQAVKALHDAPGLEVDAVSPIFRTEPQGMRDQDWFANCVTRIFVRAPYSPEELLDVLADIESRMGRIRTTHWGPRIIDIDLLLYGDVEWDSPRLQIPHPRMLERAFVLVPLMHLAPEIRIRDLCPSQWLSRLPYRLDGDRILQATNAIPRGE; via the coding sequence ATGCCCAAACCAAGCGCCTCTCACGCATATATCGGCCTGGGGTCCAACATGGGGGACCCGGTGGCCAATGTCCATCAAGCCGTCAAGGCCCTGCATGATGCCCCCGGTCTTGAGGTGGACGCCGTGTCCCCGATTTTCCGGACGGAGCCGCAGGGGATGCGCGATCAGGACTGGTTTGCCAACTGCGTGACGCGTATTTTCGTCCGCGCCCCGTATTCCCCCGAAGAGCTGCTTGACGTCCTGGCCGACATCGAATCGCGCATGGGCCGAATTCGCACGACTCACTGGGGGCCACGAATCATCGATATCGACCTCCTTCTCTACGGTGACGTGGAGTGGGATTCGCCGCGCCTGCAGATTCCTCATCCACGAATGCTTGAAAGGGCGTTCGTGCTCGTTCCGCTCATGCACCTGGCTCCGGAAATCCGCATCCGGGACCTTTGTCCATCACAGTGGCTGTCCCGGCTTCCGTATCGCCTTGATGGCGATCGGATTCTGCAGGCCACAAACGCCATTCCCCGAGGTGAATAA
- a CDS encoding competence/damage-inducible protein A, which translates to MTYSAIAEILVIGNEILIGDIQDTNTSWLCGLINSRGGHVARGTMLRDNVDEIAAEVGRALERGADVIFTSGGLGPTADDLTLAAVARGLGLPLELHPEALRMVKEQYDNFHARGIMAQGGLNPGREKMAWLPKGGVPLFNPGGTAPGVLVRKGRTCVISLPGVPSELKGIIEVSLQDFMQQTFGDGGSLGTALRVLCNDESILEPVLGRVVPRHPGVYIKSLASTVGMTPELDITLTVTGGRAEERTALLKAAVEELSRGLTEDGIGFRERA; encoded by the coding sequence ATGACGTATTCGGCGATTGCGGAAATCCTGGTCATCGGCAACGAGATTCTCATTGGCGACATCCAGGATACCAACACGAGCTGGCTGTGCGGGCTGATCAATTCCAGGGGAGGGCATGTGGCGCGCGGGACCATGCTGCGCGACAACGTGGACGAGATCGCGGCAGAGGTCGGGCGCGCCCTTGAACGCGGGGCGGACGTCATCTTCACTTCCGGCGGGCTCGGCCCCACGGCCGACGATCTGACCCTGGCCGCGGTGGCCCGGGGCCTTGGGCTGCCGCTGGAGCTGCACCCCGAAGCCTTGCGCATGGTCAAGGAGCAGTACGACAATTTTCACGCCCGGGGCATCATGGCCCAGGGCGGACTCAACCCCGGCCGCGAAAAAATGGCCTGGCTGCCCAAGGGTGGCGTGCCGCTCTTCAATCCGGGAGGGACCGCGCCCGGCGTGCTGGTTCGAAAAGGCCGGACCTGCGTCATCTCGCTGCCGGGAGTGCCCTCGGAACTCAAAGGCATCATCGAAGTCTCCCTGCAGGATTTCATGCAGCAGACCTTCGGCGACGGAGGCTCCCTCGGCACGGCGCTGCGCGTGCTCTGTAACGACGAATCCATTCTGGAGCCGGTCCTTGGCAGGGTGGTTCCAAGGCATCCCGGAGTCTACATCAAGTCCCTGGCCTCGACCGTGGGCATGACCCCGGAACTGGACATCACCCTGACCGTCACCGGCGGCAGGGCTGAAGAGCGCACGGCGCTTCTGAAGGCGGCGGTGGAGGAGTTGTCCCGGGGGCTGACGGAGGATGGGATCGGGTTCAGGGAAAGGGCGTGA
- a CDS encoding PilZ domain-containing protein, with amino-acid sequence MNSKVGQGDQDVKVERTAEDSSLLIACDNDGKKVVRKSFRVPVPHGLVTMNHDGLKHSVKDLSMYGIGLSVTSPDAFVIGSVLSDVQIVFPDRSFHVDVRIVHISPYEGETLICGMEIINTHDSGYIDWMTRVVSEIKSSVLSSVTKPS; translated from the coding sequence ATGAACAGCAAGGTAGGACAAGGCGATCAGGACGTGAAAGTTGAGCGGACAGCGGAAGATTCCAGTCTGCTCATTGCCTGCGACAACGACGGCAAGAAGGTCGTGCGCAAATCTTTTCGCGTGCCGGTGCCTCACGGGCTGGTGACCATGAACCATGACGGACTGAAGCACTCCGTCAAGGACCTGTCCATGTACGGAATCGGGCTCTCCGTGACGAGTCCCGACGCCTTCGTGATCGGCAGCGTTCTTAGCGACGTGCAGATCGTCTTTCCCGACCGTTCGTTTCACGTAGATGTCCGCATCGTGCATATCTCCCCTTACGAAGGAGAGACTCTCATTTGCGGCATGGAGATAATTAATACCCATGATTCCGGTTATATAGACTGGATGACGCGGGTGGTCTCCGAAATCAAGAGTTCCGTCCTTTCAAGCGTCACCAAACCTTCCTGA
- a CDS encoding AAA family ATPase, with the protein MKVICPQCKKEHNIDESKIPAGATVAQCRACGHRFSLFEPAPEEQAPKPGPRRIGVTLSKGGVGKTTTSVNLAAGLALAGYKVLLVDTDTQGQASYLLGQKPQVGLTELVTGELPASETIVQARENLWLLAGGRALAGVKRMIDRKDFGGELTLVEALEPIEKDYDFVIVDTSPGWDPLTVNVLFYVYELITPVSLEVMTLQGLVEFLKSLSSIQKYRTEVTLNYILPTFLDKRIKNPDAILEKLKDLYGEYVCTPIRYNVRLSESPAYGKTIFEYAPGSHGSQDYRDLVRKITGRPELFA; encoded by the coding sequence ATGAAGGTGATCTGTCCGCAGTGCAAGAAAGAGCACAACATCGATGAATCAAAGATCCCTGCGGGCGCCACGGTGGCGCAGTGCAGGGCCTGCGGCCATCGATTTTCGCTTTTTGAACCGGCCCCTGAAGAGCAAGCGCCAAAACCCGGACCGCGCAGGATCGGCGTGACCCTGAGCAAGGGCGGGGTGGGCAAAACCACCACCTCCGTCAATTTGGCCGCCGGCCTGGCCCTGGCCGGGTACAAGGTGCTTTTGGTCGATACGGACACCCAGGGACAGGCTTCCTATCTGCTGGGGCAAAAGCCCCAGGTCGGACTGACGGAACTGGTCACGGGCGAGTTGCCTGCCTCCGAAACCATTGTCCAGGCTCGGGAAAATTTATGGCTGCTGGCCGGTGGAAGAGCCCTGGCAGGCGTGAAGCGCATGATCGACCGCAAGGATTTCGGCGGCGAGCTGACCCTGGTCGAGGCTCTGGAACCCATTGAAAAGGATTATGATTTCGTCATAGTGGACACTTCGCCGGGATGGGATCCGCTGACGGTCAATGTCCTTTTCTATGTCTATGAACTCATTACCCCCGTATCCCTTGAAGTCATGACACTTCAAGGATTGGTTGAATTCTTGAAGAGCCTTTCGTCCATCCAGAAATATCGCACCGAAGTGACCCTGAACTACATCCTGCCGACATTTCTGGACAAGCGCATCAAGAATCCCGACGCCATCCTGGAAAAACTCAAGGACCTGTACGGGGAATATGTCTGCACGCCCATCCGCTACAATGTCCGGCTCTCGGAATCCCCGGCGTACGGCAAGACAATTTTCGAATACGCCCCGGGTTCCCACGGTTCGCAGGACTACCGTGACCTGGTGCGCAAGATCACCGGACGTCCGGAACTGTTCGCCTGA
- the ltrA gene encoding group II intron reverse transcriptase/maturase translates to MDVMEAVVERENMRAAAKRVRSNKGVPGVDGMRVEDVWGYYGPHIERLLLDGSYEPQPVLGVEIPKPGGGTRQLGIPTAMDRLVQQALHQVLTPIFNSGFSDSSYGFRPGRSAHQAVQKAREHVAAGKRFVVDMDLEKFFDRVNHDVLMARVGRKIGDKRVLGLIRRFLQAGLMTGGLCSQRSEGTPQGGPLSPLLSNILLDDLDKELERRGHAFCRYADDCNIYVRTRRSGERVMASISRYLQTRLKLQVNAAKSAVDRPWNRKFLGYSMTFHKQPRLKVAPAVVARLKESVREAWRKGRGGSLQTVIDSLSLKLRGWVNYFKLAEVKNVFEELDGWVRRRLRLILWRQWKRSHTRARKLMQRGLSEARSWKSATNGHGPWWNSGASHMNAAFPKNYFDKLGLVSLLDHYHKIQCVT, encoded by the coding sequence ATGGACGTGATGGAAGCGGTGGTCGAACGCGAGAACATGCGCGCCGCAGCAAAGCGTGTGCGCAGCAACAAGGGTGTCCCCGGCGTAGACGGCATGCGTGTCGAGGATGTTTGGGGGTACTACGGTCCTCATATCGAGAGGTTACTTTTGGACGGGAGCTACGAACCGCAACCGGTCCTGGGGGTCGAGATTCCCAAGCCCGGAGGCGGTACCAGGCAATTGGGTATCCCTACGGCCATGGACCGCTTGGTCCAGCAGGCGCTGCATCAGGTGCTCACGCCGATCTTCAATTCGGGCTTCTCCGACTCAAGCTACGGATTCCGTCCCGGTAGAAGCGCGCATCAGGCCGTGCAGAAGGCACGGGAGCATGTCGCCGCCGGCAAACGATTCGTGGTGGACATGGATCTGGAGAAGTTCTTCGATCGCGTGAACCACGACGTGCTCATGGCGCGCGTGGGCCGCAAGATTGGGGATAAGCGGGTGCTCGGCCTTATCCGCCGGTTCCTGCAAGCGGGGTTGATGACGGGCGGGCTGTGCAGTCAGCGGTCGGAGGGCACTCCGCAAGGAGGGCCGCTCTCCCCGCTGCTGTCGAACATCCTGCTGGACGACCTGGACAAGGAACTCGAACGCCGAGGTCATGCGTTCTGCCGATACGCGGATGACTGCAACATCTATGTGCGCACCCGCCGCTCGGGGGAGCGCGTCATGGCCTCGATCAGCCGGTATCTGCAAACCCGGTTGAAGCTTCAGGTGAACGCCGCCAAGAGCGCGGTGGACCGCCCCTGGAACCGTAAATTCCTTGGGTACAGCATGACGTTTCACAAACAACCGCGGCTGAAGGTGGCTCCTGCGGTGGTCGCCCGGTTGAAAGAATCGGTACGCGAGGCTTGGCGCAAGGGGCGCGGTGGCTCCCTACAAACGGTGATTGACTCACTCTCGCTGAAGCTGCGTGGCTGGGTGAATTACTTCAAGCTGGCCGAAGTGAAGAACGTGTTCGAGGAACTTGACGGGTGGGTTCGGCGTCGCCTGCGCTTGATCCTTTGGCGTCAGTGGAAAAGGTCGCACACTCGGGCCAGGAAGCTGATGCAGAGGGGCTTAAGTGAGGCTCGTTCGTGGAAGTCAGCCACCAATGGGCATGGGCCATGGTGGAACTCGGGAGCCTCGCATATGAACGCGGCCTTCCCCAAGAACTACTTCGATAAATTAGGACTCGTGTCTCTGCTGGATCACTACCATAAAATTCAATGTGTTACATGA
- a CDS encoding transcriptional regulator, translating into MLKFVILAAVCFILYKLVTNDKKKKVEVKNKQEEKLAKEGVLVKDPICGTYVSKDSDIRIKEGEEVRCFCSYECRDKYLKMID; encoded by the coding sequence ATGCTTAAATTTGTCATTCTGGCTGCCGTGTGCTTCATCCTTTACAAACTCGTGACCAATGACAAGAAGAAGAAGGTCGAGGTCAAAAACAAGCAGGAAGAGAAGCTGGCCAAGGAAGGCGTTCTGGTCAAGGATCCCATCTGCGGAACCTACGTTTCCAAGGATTCGGACATCCGCATCAAGGAAGGTGAAGAGGTGCGCTGTTTCTGCAGTTATGAATGCCGGGACAAATATCTGAAAATGATCGACTAG
- a CDS encoding 23S rRNA (pseudouridine(1915)-N(3))-methyltransferase RlmH — translation MYRLKIITVGKIKKKYYLEAIAHYAKMLTPVVRIDVQNVKDCPQAEGAERKRLESLRILEKIGPKDALVALHETGRLFTSVDFASFLRPLLENPVGDCCFVIGGAMGLSPELLARSQVQLSLSPLTMPHELAQVVLYEQLFRATTIMAGRTYHY, via the coding sequence ATGTACAGACTCAAAATCATAACTGTCGGTAAAATAAAGAAAAAATACTACCTTGAGGCGATAGCCCACTACGCGAAAATGCTTACGCCTGTCGTGCGCATCGATGTCCAGAATGTCAAGGATTGCCCGCAGGCCGAGGGAGCGGAAAGAAAACGCCTTGAATCCTTGCGCATTCTTGAAAAAATTGGCCCCAAGGACGCCCTCGTGGCCCTGCACGAGACGGGCAGGCTTTTCACTTCGGTGGATTTCGCCTCGTTTTTGCGCCCGCTGCTTGAAAATCCCGTCGGGGATTGCTGCTTCGTCATCGGCGGAGCCATGGGGCTGTCGCCGGAGCTTCTGGCCAGGTCCCAGGTCCAGCTCAGCCTGAGCCCCCTGACCATGCCCCACGAGCTGGCCCAGGTGGTGCTTTACGAGCAGCTCTTCCGGGCCACGACCATCATGGCGGGCAGGACGTACCATTATTGA
- a CDS encoding ABC transporter substrate-binding protein, protein MQVRRVLLTGMLIVAFLGVTTLGFADEAAQKAAAKKWIEEEFQPSTLSKDEQMKEMEWFMKAAAPFKGMEIKVVSETIPTHEYESKVLAKAFYDITGIKVTHDLIQEGDVIEKLQVQMQSGENVFDGYVNDSDLIGTHFRYGAVVNLTDWMAGEGKDVTLPTLDIDDFMGKSFTTGPDGKLYQLPDQQFANLYWFRYDWFQKPELKEKFKAKYGYELGVPVNWSAYEDIAEFFTNDVKEIDGKAIYGHMDYGKKAPDLGWRFTDAWLSMAGAGDKGIPNGVPVDEWGIRVDGCRPVGASVSRGGAANGPAAKYALRKYMDWLRLYAPPGALGMDFYQSLPSLAKGNVAQQIFWYTAFTASMVEKGTPVVNEDGTPKWRMAPSPHGPYWEEGQKLGYQDCGSWTLLKSTPVDRRKAAWLFAQFCVAKSTSLKKAHVGLNPVRDSDIRHQSFTDRAPMLGGLVEFYRSPARVAWTPTGTNVPDYPKLAQLWWQNIGEAVSGEVTPETAMDNLAAEQDKILERLERANVQGECGPKMNEPRDEQYWLDQPGAPKPKLENEKPKGETVDYDQLIQAWKAGKVK, encoded by the coding sequence ATGCAAGTTCGACGTGTACTCTTAACCGGAATGCTCATCGTGGCGTTCCTGGGCGTCACCACCCTTGGCTTTGCCGACGAGGCAGCCCAGAAGGCGGCGGCGAAAAAATGGATCGAAGAGGAGTTTCAGCCTTCGACGCTCAGCAAGGATGAGCAGATGAAGGAAATGGAATGGTTCATGAAGGCTGCCGCCCCGTTCAAGGGCATGGAGATCAAAGTCGTCTCCGAAACGATTCCCACTCATGAATACGAGTCCAAGGTCCTGGCCAAGGCCTTCTATGACATCACCGGCATCAAGGTCACCCATGACCTGATCCAGGAAGGCGACGTCATCGAAAAGCTGCAGGTTCAGATGCAGTCCGGCGAAAACGTCTTTGACGGTTACGTCAACGACTCGGACCTCATCGGCACCCATTTCCGCTATGGCGCCGTGGTCAACCTGACCGACTGGATGGCTGGCGAAGGCAAGGACGTGACCCTGCCGACCCTCGACATCGACGACTTCATGGGCAAATCCTTCACCACCGGTCCCGACGGCAAGCTCTATCAGCTGCCCGACCAGCAGTTCGCGAACCTTTACTGGTTTCGTTACGACTGGTTCCAGAAGCCCGAGCTCAAAGAAAAGTTCAAGGCCAAATACGGCTATGAACTGGGCGTGCCGGTCAACTGGTCCGCTTACGAAGACATCGCCGAGTTCTTCACCAACGACGTGAAAGAAATCGACGGCAAGGCCATCTACGGTCACATGGACTACGGCAAGAAGGCTCCCGATCTTGGCTGGCGTTTCACCGATGCATGGCTGAGCATGGCCGGCGCCGGTGACAAGGGCATCCCCAACGGCGTGCCTGTCGATGAATGGGGCATCCGCGTGGACGGCTGCCGTCCCGTCGGCGCCAGCGTCTCACGTGGCGGCGCCGCCAACGGCCCGGCCGCCAAGTACGCCCTGCGCAAGTACATGGACTGGCTGCGTCTCTATGCACCTCCCGGCGCCCTGGGCATGGACTTCTATCAGTCCCTGCCGAGTCTGGCCAAGGGCAACGTCGCCCAGCAGATCTTCTGGTACACCGCCTTCACCGCCTCCATGGTCGAAAAGGGCACTCCGGTTGTCAACGAAGACGGCACCCCGAAATGGCGCATGGCTCCCTCACCCCACGGCCCATACTGGGAAGAAGGACAGAAGCTCGGCTATCAGGACTGCGGTTCCTGGACTCTCCTGAAGAGCACTCCTGTTGACCGCCGCAAGGCCGCCTGGCTCTTCGCCCAGTTCTGCGTGGCCAAGAGCACCTCTCTGAAAAAGGCTCATGTCGGCCTGAACCCTGTTCGCGACTCCGACATCCGCCACCAGTCCTTCACCGACCGCGCGCCCATGCTCGGCGGTCTGGTTGAGTTCTATCGCAGCCCGGCCCGCGTGGCCTGGACGCCCACCGGCACCAACGTGCCCGATTACCCCAAACTGGCACAGCTGTGGTGGCAGAACATCGGTGAAGCCGTCTCCGGCGAAGTCACCCCTGAAACCGCCATGGACAACCTGGCCGCCGAACAGGACAAGATTCTGGAACGCCTTGAGCGCGCCAATGTGCAGGGCGAATGCGGTCCGAAGATGAACGAGCCCCGGGACGAGCAGTACTGGCTCGACCAGCCCGGCGCTCCCAAGCCCAAGCTCGAAAACGAAAAGCCCAAGGGCGAAACGGTCGACTACGACCAGCTGATCCAGGCCTGGAAGGCCGGAAAGGTCAAATAA
- a CDS encoding HD domain-containing phosphohydrolase yields MSSILIVDSDGKALSVMQRRLRRNFEAHIALGPRSGLQRIREEGPYALVMAEFSMPEMDGVDFLAEVGRLSPESARVLMSRTPMDVANLVRAINEGKIQHVLSPSCEDEALIGVVQEGVNRYNRISASIGNMQEVHAIFAKAVHELVCWLRADVRGVISPLLPLLRDLGQKAGNPRPTVTETALLLSIIGLIVLPPALLEKIVQGGSLSDDELLALAGHPEHAVEWVRHLPQLREVADVLRDYANALHLSLLPETAEPLERPVISTEGTLLAMVMEYRLGGYARLETAGILDRMRRGSIYSKAQVKALETVLMALDQDEVEIGLDSLAPGMVLSRAVIGTRDAVEVVMVPEGYELSRTTIVFLRQSARHGQVREPFFVRKLSVIPQEGNDTA; encoded by the coding sequence ATGAGTTCCATTCTGATCGTCGATTCGGACGGCAAGGCCCTGTCCGTCATGCAGCGCAGGCTGCGCAGGAATTTCGAGGCTCACATCGCCCTTGGACCACGCAGCGGCCTGCAGCGGATCAGGGAAGAGGGGCCGTATGCGCTGGTCATGGCCGAATTTTCCATGCCGGAGATGGACGGTGTCGATTTTCTGGCCGAGGTGGGAAGATTGAGTCCGGAGAGCGCCCGCGTGCTCATGAGCCGCACTCCCATGGACGTCGCGAATCTGGTGCGGGCGATCAACGAGGGAAAGATCCAGCACGTGCTGTCCCCATCCTGCGAGGATGAGGCGCTGATCGGCGTCGTCCAGGAAGGCGTCAACCGATACAATCGCATATCGGCTTCGATCGGGAACATGCAGGAGGTCCATGCCATCTTCGCCAAAGCCGTGCATGAGCTTGTCTGCTGGCTGCGTGCCGACGTGCGCGGGGTCATCAGTCCCTTGCTGCCCCTGCTCCGAGACCTTGGGCAGAAGGCGGGCAATCCGAGACCCACGGTCACCGAGACCGCGCTTCTGCTTTCGATCATCGGGCTTATCGTCCTGCCCCCGGCCTTGCTGGAGAAAATAGTCCAGGGCGGATCACTCAGTGACGATGAACTGCTGGCGCTCGCGGGCCATCCGGAACATGCGGTGGAATGGGTCAGGCATTTGCCGCAATTGCGGGAAGTCGCGGATGTTCTCCGGGATTACGCCAACGCCTTGCATCTGAGTTTGCTGCCCGAGACCGCGGAACCGCTGGAGCGGCCGGTCATATCCACTGAAGGCACGCTTCTGGCCATGGTCATGGAATATCGCCTGGGCGGCTATGCGCGGCTTGAGACTGCCGGGATTCTGGACCGCATGCGTCGCGGCAGCATCTATTCCAAGGCCCAGGTCAAGGCCTTGGAAACGGTGCTTATGGCGCTTGATCAGGACGAGGTCGAGATCGGTCTGGACAGTCTGGCGCCGGGAATGGTGCTGTCCAGGGCCGTCATCGGCACCCGGGACGCCGTTGAAGTCGTCATGGTTCCGGAAGGATACGAGTTGTCCCGGACGACCATTGTCTTTCTGCGCCAGTCGGCACGCCATGGCCAGGTCCGGGAACCTTTTTTCGTGCGAAAGCTGAGCGTCATTCCTCAAGAAGGTAATGATACCGCTTGA